The following are from one region of the Melospiza melodia melodia isolate bMelMel2 chromosome 16, bMelMel2.pri, whole genome shotgun sequence genome:
- the LOC134425914 gene encoding G-protein coupled receptor 12-like has protein sequence MLHGPAAMGEPWPPQPQQQQQRLPGLGNASEPPAWPSAAAAGPGTAAPGGGAAAAGSVSPWDIALCATGTAVAGENALVLAVLFYTPSLRAPMFLLIGSLALADLLAGLGLVANFAVRYLLRPPSEAAELAAAGLLLAAFSASVCSLLAITVDRYLSLYNALTYHSERTLGFTCAMVLLMWLLCLGVGLLPLLGWNCLRDQSSCSILRPVTKDNAAVLAVTFLLLFALMMQLYLQICKIAFRHAQQIAVQHQFIATAQATSTRKGLSTLSLILGTFALCWIPFAIYSLVADSSYPAVYTYSLALPATCNSLINPIIYAFRNPDIQKSLWLACCGCIPSTFSSRPRTSSDV, from the coding sequence ATGCTGCACGGCCCCGCCGCCATGGGGGAGCCGTGGCCGCcgcagccgcagcagcagcagcagcggctccCGGGGCTCGGCAACGCCTCGGAGCCCCCAGCCTGGCcctcggcggcggcggccgggccgggcacggcggcgccgggcggcggggccgcggccgcgggCTCCGTGAGCCCCTGGGACATCGCGCTGTGCGCCACGGGCACGGCGGTGGCGGGCGAGAACGCGCTGGTGCTGGCCGTGCTGTTCTACACGCCGAGCCTGCGGGCGCCCATGTTCCTGCTGATCGGCAGCCTGGCGCTGGCCGACCTgctggccgggctggggctggtggCCAACTTCGCCGTGCGCTACCTGCTGCGGCCGCCCAGCGAGGCGGCGGAGCTGGCGGCGGCGGGGCTGCTGCTCGCCGCCTTCTCCGCCTCCGTCTGCAGCCTGCTGGCCATCACCGTGGACCGCTACCTGTCGCTGTACAACGCGCTCACCTACCACAGCGAGCGCACGCTGGGCTTCACCTGCGCCATGGTGCTGCTGATGTGGCTGCTGTGCCTGGGCGTGGGGCTGCTGCCCCTCCTGGGCTGGAACTGCCTGCgggaccagagctcctgcagcatcCTGCGGCCCGTCACCAAGGACAACGCGGCCGTGCTGGCCGTcaccttcctgctgctcttcGCGCTCATGATGCAGCTGTACCTGCAGATCTGCAAGATCGCCTTCCGGCACGCCCAGCAGATCGCCGTGCAGCACCAGTTCATCGCCACGGCGCAGGCCACCTCCACCCGCAAAGGGCTCTCCACGCTCTCGCTCATCCTCGGCACCTTCGCGCTCTGCTGGATCCCCTTCGCCATCTACTCGCTGGTGGCCGATTCCAGCTACCCCGCGGTGTACACCTACTCCCTGGCGCTGCCCGCCACCTGCAACTCGCTCATCAACCCCATCATTTACGCCTTCCGAAACCCGGACATCCAGAAGTCGCTGTGGCTGGCCTGCTGCGGGTGCATCCCCTCCACGTTCTCCTCCAGACCAAGGACATCCAGCGACGTGTGA